In Desulfosediminicola ganghwensis, a single window of DNA contains:
- the rnd gene encoding ribonuclease D: protein MMITTSADLSELVARACKTDAVALDTEFVWERTYYPQLGLIQMALSDEDCILIDPIAIEDLSPLGELLSDRSVVKVLHDAPQDLAILSRVTGAVPQNIFDTKIAAGFANLPSTMSLCKLIKELLDIELPKTETRTNWLKRPLDEKQVLYALDDVRYLRAVRVLLLNRVIGPQIKSWLQEELNILNNPKHYQENCNGDRFRKIRGCGSLKRESLAILKELVIWREGEAKKQDKPRGHIIKDNILLNIANEKTLQLENLQQKTSISPKAFKKYGTAIIELTQQVLNTPEENYPTVKRVTRLSQKDKLTLDKLHGLIKLKCELLGIDPALVGNSSELKSLAKVLTSSRSQQLPDLRQTEGWRRSLLQDFFHQHH from the coding sequence ATGATGATCACAACCAGCGCAGACCTGAGCGAACTTGTAGCCAGGGCATGTAAAACTGATGCCGTAGCGCTCGACACCGAGTTCGTCTGGGAACGTACCTACTATCCGCAACTGGGCCTCATACAGATGGCTCTCTCAGACGAAGACTGCATCCTTATCGACCCCATCGCGATTGAAGACCTCAGCCCACTCGGAGAGTTGCTCTCTGACCGGAGTGTGGTCAAGGTTCTTCACGATGCTCCACAAGACCTGGCGATTCTCAGCAGGGTAACCGGCGCTGTACCACAGAATATATTCGACACTAAAATTGCTGCCGGTTTTGCCAATCTGCCCTCTACAATGTCACTGTGTAAGCTTATAAAAGAGCTGCTTGATATAGAACTACCGAAGACAGAAACCAGAACAAACTGGCTTAAACGGCCACTTGATGAAAAGCAGGTACTCTACGCTCTGGACGATGTGCGCTACCTGAGGGCGGTTCGGGTTCTTCTGCTTAATCGGGTAATAGGCCCCCAGATTAAATCCTGGCTGCAGGAAGAATTGAACATTCTGAACAACCCGAAGCATTACCAGGAAAACTGCAACGGCGATCGTTTTCGCAAAATTCGCGGTTGCGGGTCGTTGAAGAGAGAATCGCTCGCTATATTAAAAGAGCTCGTAATCTGGCGCGAGGGTGAAGCAAAAAAGCAAGACAAGCCTCGAGGCCATATCATCAAGGACAACATCCTGCTGAACATCGCCAACGAAAAGACTTTGCAGCTCGAGAATCTGCAACAAAAAACCAGCATTTCACCAAAGGCATTCAAAAAATACGGTACTGCAATTATCGAGTTGACCCAGCAGGTGCTCAATACACCCGAAGAAAATTATCCCACCGTGAAGCGTGTTACCAGGTTATCCCAAAAGGACAAGCTGACACTGGACAAACTGCACGGCCTCATTAAACTCAAATGCGAACTCCTTGGCATAGACCCGGCCCTGGTCGGCAACAGCAGTGAACTTAAAAGCCTCGCCAAGGTATTGACCAGCTCCAGAAGCCAGCAGCTTCCGGACCTCAGACAAACAGAAGGCTGGCGCAGAAGTTTACTTCAGGATTTTTTTCATCAGCACCATTGA
- a CDS encoding (Fe-S)-binding protein, with protein MPDLNNPEAHNKGQEPGDNKLAPALQVIAENCTHCRKCQRECVFLKSTSTPGELARTILGHHPGSADTTSPTAATLAHLSYQCSLCGLCTSVCPVDLEPDMMFLQLRRQAVENDHFQAGKYRRLLSYERLGSSTFFRFHYIPENCDTVFFPGCALPGIRPDHTLRLYELLLQNNPTVGIIVDCCLKPSHDLGRQQFFEKGFGQLIQKLTANGVQRVITGCPNCHLTFRQYGAPLDITTIYDELEKLCQQNSFRPACTAKRAFTIHDPCTTRFHQEVHQAVRKLSKRAGGAIKEMEHNRERTYCCGEGGAVGCVGTDFAAGWSKRRHDETRDLPMITYCAGCTVRLAGKGQVLHLTDLLFPGLRPGLPRRLPAHPPLTYLNRLLLKFRLYRLSRKAAGISSS; from the coding sequence ATGCCAGATCTGAACAACCCGGAAGCTCACAACAAAGGGCAGGAACCAGGCGATAATAAACTGGCTCCTGCCCTTCAGGTTATAGCCGAGAATTGCACGCACTGTCGGAAATGTCAGCGTGAATGTGTCTTTCTTAAAAGCACGAGCACTCCCGGCGAACTGGCCCGCACCATCCTTGGCCATCACCCTGGATCAGCTGATACCACTTCGCCAACCGCAGCAACCTTGGCACATCTTTCATACCAGTGCAGTTTATGCGGTCTTTGCACTTCCGTATGCCCTGTCGATCTCGAACCTGACATGATGTTTTTACAGCTCCGCAGACAGGCAGTGGAAAACGATCATTTCCAAGCCGGTAAATACCGGCGTCTGTTGAGCTACGAAAGACTTGGCAGCAGTACGTTTTTTCGCTTTCACTACATTCCTGAAAACTGCGACACTGTCTTCTTTCCCGGTTGCGCCCTGCCGGGAATACGGCCTGATCACACCCTAAGACTTTATGAACTCCTTCTTCAGAACAACCCGACGGTCGGCATCATTGTAGACTGCTGCCTGAAACCATCCCACGATCTCGGCAGGCAGCAATTTTTCGAGAAGGGGTTCGGGCAACTGATACAAAAACTGACTGCCAACGGGGTTCAGAGGGTTATTACCGGCTGCCCCAACTGCCACCTGACTTTCCGGCAATACGGTGCACCTCTTGACATCACGACTATATATGATGAACTGGAGAAACTCTGCCAGCAAAACTCTTTCAGGCCAGCATGCACAGCCAAGAGGGCTTTTACAATACATGATCCCTGCACTACTCGATTTCATCAGGAAGTTCACCAGGCAGTTCGAAAGCTGAGCAAGAGAGCTGGCGGTGCTATAAAAGAAATGGAACATAACCGTGAGAGAACCTACTGCTGCGGAGAGGGTGGAGCTGTCGGTTGTGTGGGAACGGACTTCGCTGCAGGCTGGAGTAAACGCAGGCACGATGAAACCAGGGATCTGCCGATGATAACCTACTGCGCAGGATGTACAGTACGATTAGCCGGCAAAGGGCAGGTTCTTCATCTCACCGATCTACTTTTCCCAGGCCTTCGGCCAGGCCTGCCCAGGCGTCTGCCTGCACACCCACCTCTAACCTACCTGAACAGATTACTGCTCAAGTTTAGACTGTATCGCCTAAGTCGAAAGGCAGCTGGCATCAGCTCGTCATGA